From Helicobacter sp. MIT 05-5293, one genomic window encodes:
- a CDS encoding bifunctional ADP-dependent NAD(P)H-hydrate dehydratase/NAD(P)H-hydrate epimerase has product MKNVYKNTNFLDKRACEKFKLTSELLMENAAFALESLIAKVTHKGSVITILCGGGDNGGDGYVLARRLSGDYHIRIYQVKEPKSPLCQESYERASECEIKWIKKLLPCDVIVDCIFGSGFRGELEPYVKDIIKQANKIARIRIVCDIPSGLSMESHPDSVIFKAHYTMCMGALKLVCLSDIAKDYVGELFVGDLGLSAKNYEISSNIKLLESCDISLPLRSSHNVHKGNFGHLAVFSGEKIGASIIAAQSALHFGVGLVSLINDEENFKYSVPFELMSASTLPHNTSAIAAGMGLGKDNAKKVLNQIEQQQIPCVLDADIFHTPCIKDFLDSTLNAQTLEDTMQIVLTPHPKEFASLLEICELGHLALQNRFEQMLAFSQKYPHIVLVLKGANVWISKSQEIFINPLGSMALAKGGSGDVLAGLIGALLAQGYDALSAAIQGSLTHALASRLAIESIANYALTPQLLIENITKLHKKEYL; this is encoded by the coding sequence ATGAAAAATGTCTATAAAAATACTAATTTTTTAGACAAAAGAGCGTGTGAAAAGTTCAAACTTACATCAGAATTGCTTATGGAAAATGCCGCATTTGCTTTAGAATCTTTGATTGCTAAGGTAACGCACAAAGGCAGTGTGATTACAATTTTGTGCGGTGGGGGTGATAACGGGGGCGATGGCTATGTGCTTGCTCGCAGGTTAAGCGGGGATTATCATATCAGAATCTATCAAGTCAAAGAGCCTAAATCTCCCTTGTGTCAAGAATCATATGAGCGAGCAAGTGAATGTGAAATTAAATGGATTAAAAAACTCTTGCCTTGTGATGTGATTGTGGATTGTATTTTTGGGAGCGGGTTTAGAGGTGAGCTTGAACCTTATGTCAAAGATATTATCAAACAAGCCAATAAGATTGCTAGAATCAGAATTGTTTGCGATATTCCTAGCGGTTTGAGTATGGAATCTCACCCAGATTCTGTGATTTTCAAGGCTCATTACACAATGTGTATGGGCGCACTCAAACTCGTATGTTTAAGTGATATTGCAAAGGATTATGTGGGAGAACTATTTGTAGGGGATCTTGGACTTTCAGCAAAAAACTACGAAATTAGCTCCAATATCAAGCTTCTAGAATCTTGCGATATTTCTTTGCCATTGCGTTCAAGCCATAATGTCCATAAAGGTAATTTTGGGCATTTAGCTGTTTTTAGTGGTGAGAAAATTGGAGCAAGCATTATTGCTGCGCAAAGTGCATTGCATTTTGGAGTGGGACTTGTGAGCCTTATTAATGATGAAGAAAACTTCAAATACTCTGTCCCTTTTGAGCTAATGTCCGCTTCGACTTTACCACATAATACCTCTGCGATTGCTGCAGGTATGGGGCTAGGTAAAGATAATGCAAAAAAAGTCTTAAATCAGATTGAGCAACAACAAATCCCTTGTGTGCTTGATGCTGATATTTTTCACACACCTTGTATTAAAGATTTTTTAGATTCCACACTCAATGCACAGACCCTTGAAGACACGATGCAAATCGTGCTGACACCCCACCCTAAAGAATTTGCTTCACTTCTTGAAATATGTGAGCTCGGGCATCTTGCTCTGCAAAATCGATTCGAACAAATGCTTGCATTTTCTCAAAAATACCCCCATATCGTGCTTGTGCTTAAGGGTGCAAATGTGTGGATTTCTAAATCACAAGAAATATTTATTAATCCTTTAGGCTCAATGGCTTTGGCAAAAGGCGGTAGTGGTGATGTGCTTGCGGGATTAATCGGTGCGTTGCTTGCTCAAGGTTATGACGCCTTATCTGCAGCGATTCAAGGCTCATTGACACACGCTCTTGCCTCACGACTTGCTATTGAAAGTATCGCAAATTATGCTTTGACTCCACAACTTTTAATTGAAAACATTACAAAATTACATAAAAAGGAATATTTATGA
- the tsaD gene encoding tRNA (adenosine(37)-N6)-threonylcarbamoyltransferase complex transferase subunit TsaD: MILSIESSCDDSSLALTRIADAKLVYHIKLSQDQEHSRYGGVVPEIASRLHAERLPEILSKLKIFLNNDFSCLKAIAVTSRPGLSVTLIEGMMMAKTLALALHLPLICINHLRGHIYSLFINNPTPIFPLGILLVSGGHTQILQAHSQTRIAIIAQSLDDSFGESFDKVAKNLHLGYPGGPIVQEMAQNFTKTHRTPHQFPVPLAQSKQLAFSFSGLKNAVRLAIIEDSKDSPLQQENLESICAGFEQSACAHILQRCKMYFQTPSAQEIKFFAIVGGASANLRLRQEIESLCQQYDKKLLLAPLEFCSDNAAMIGRAAIEDYKCKNFTPLSEAQVAPKSLSGDFV; the protein is encoded by the coding sequence ATGATTTTGAGCATTGAATCAAGCTGTGATGATAGCTCCCTTGCTCTCACTCGTATTGCGGACGCAAAGCTAGTATATCACATTAAACTTTCTCAAGATCAAGAACATAGCCGCTATGGTGGAGTTGTGCCAGAAATAGCCTCAAGACTTCATGCAGAAAGATTACCCGAGATTCTCTCAAAGCTTAAAATATTTTTAAACAACGACTTCTCTTGTCTTAAAGCTATTGCTGTTACTTCACGCCCGGGCTTAAGCGTTACGCTCATTGAGGGAATGATGATGGCAAAAACTTTAGCTCTTGCCTTGCATCTTCCACTTATCTGCATCAATCATCTTAGAGGGCATATTTATTCACTTTTTATCAATAATCCTACCCCGATTTTTCCTTTAGGGATTTTACTTGTATCAGGCGGACACACGCAGATTCTCCAAGCGCACTCCCAAACGCGTATTGCTATCATTGCACAAAGTCTTGATGATAGCTTTGGGGAAAGTTTCGATAAAGTCGCTAAGAATCTCCATTTGGGTTATCCCGGAGGTCCTATTGTCCAAGAAATGGCACAGAATTTTACCAAAACACATCGCACCCCGCATCAATTCCCCGTGCCACTTGCTCAAAGCAAGCAACTTGCCTTTAGTTTTTCGGGCTTAAAAAATGCTGTAAGACTAGCTATTATAGAGGATTCTAAAGATTCTCCACTCCAACAAGAGAATCTCGAAAGTATTTGTGCAGGGTTTGAGCAAAGTGCTTGTGCGCATATACTTCAGCGGTGCAAAATGTATTTTCAAACACCTTCAGCGCAAGAAATCAAATTTTTTGCAATTGTAGGAGGAGCAAGTGCAAATCTAAGATTGCGCCAAGAGATAGAATCTCTATGTCAGCAATATGATAAAAAACTACTTCTTGCGCCACTTGAGTTTTGCTCCGATAATGCAGCGATGATTGGACGAGCGGCAATAGAAGATTATAAATGTAAAAATTTTACGCCTCTAAGTGAGGCGCAAGTCGCACCCAAAAGCTTATCGGGTGATTTTGTGTGA
- a CDS encoding queuosine precursor transporter, whose product MRKSVFLLSAFSFAIIVVLANYTVQYHIFDSPLTYGALTYPLSFLLMDILSEKYSKAQVLKTLWLGLLLAFIPSLYASDPRIALASVCAFFVSQNVDVHLFFYLKNRFPALWWLRNNASTIASQFIDTMIFFHIAFLFVYPWEKVLLMVLFDFAMKIFLALLDTPFFYALAIRGQNSLQKRV is encoded by the coding sequence ATGAGAAAAAGTGTCTTTTTACTCAGCGCATTTTCATTTGCTATTATTGTCGTGCTTGCTAATTATACCGTGCAATATCATATTTTTGATTCACCGCTGACTTATGGGGCTTTAACTTATCCCTTAAGTTTTTTGCTCATGGATATTTTAAGTGAAAAATATTCAAAAGCGCAAGTGTTGAAAACCTTATGGTTAGGTTTATTGCTTGCTTTTATCCCTTCACTTTATGCGAGTGATCCACGCATTGCTCTTGCAAGCGTGTGTGCATTTTTTGTCTCTCAAAATGTCGATGTTCATTTGTTTTTTTATCTTAAAAATAGATTTCCCGCGTTGTGGTGGCTACGAAATAATGCTAGCACGATTGCTTCACAATTCATTGATACAATGATATTCTTTCACATTGCATTTTTGTTTGTGTATCCGTGGGAAAAGGTATTACTAATGGTGCTTTTTGATTTTGCAATGAAAATCTTTTTAGCCCTTTTGGATACGCCATTTTTCTATGCCTTAGCAATTCGCGGGCAAAATTCTTTACAAAAGCGAGTTTAA
- a CDS encoding DJ-1 family glyoxalase III, whose translation MMKNILVPIAQGFEEIELVSIIDTLRRAGLNVIVASLDSQKLVRGGHQIFIQADMVLSEVDISSLGAIVLAGGLEGMQNLAASSKIIEIIQTLDSQKSLVCAICASPIVLNKAGVLKGDFTCYPGCEENIKAHRLEVAVVKNENLITSAGPATGILFALEIIKELCGAQKAQALWEGMQIPLAQSYPNTFAS comes from the coding sequence ATTATGAAAAATATTTTAGTCCCCATAGCACAAGGGTTTGAAGAAATAGAGCTTGTTTCGATCATCGATACACTAAGGAGAGCTGGGCTTAATGTGATTGTAGCAAGTTTAGATTCTCAAAAATTAGTGAGAGGTGGGCATCAGATTTTTATCCAAGCTGATATGGTATTATCAGAAGTTGATATATCATCTTTAGGGGCTATTGTCCTTGCTGGAGGACTTGAAGGAATGCAGAATCTCGCTGCATCATCAAAAATCATTGAGATTATTCAAACACTTGATTCTCAAAAATCTCTCGTATGTGCGATTTGCGCCTCTCCCATCGTGCTAAATAAAGCAGGTGTGCTAAAGGGAGATTTTACCTGCTATCCGGGCTGTGAGGAAAACATCAAAGCTCATAGGCTTGAAGTAGCTGTTGTCAAAAATGAAAATCTCATCACTTCTGCTGGTCCTGCCACGGGAATATTGTTTGCCCTAGAGATTATTAAAGAACTTTGTGGCGCACAAAAAGCGCAGGCATTATGGGAAGGTATGCAAATACCCCTTGCTCAATCTTATCCTAATACATTTGCATCGTGA
- a CDS encoding DMT family transporter: MANNDTSQRILWSVLMFVAMIFWGMSWPFSKLLTQQASPYLIAFLRFAAVSITFIPVILFLKLSFKIPKNTLKMFVSVSLFNALYSLFFFVGLGFGFAGKAGVITVTLSPILTALFAAIYYKTHLLGREKIGLLIGLILGGFLLQASSFETLFSPFNLFFVAAATSWAILTIISRHLSEHLHPIVLNFYTSLLSALWFFPVIFIQDMSILLEVKADFWLDLFIIAVLSTAIGTSIFYKGVSVLGINQGASFTLITPLSALFFSFVILGEIPQWQTLIGGTGAIIAIYFISLYQSHHFKFFKKELL, translated from the coding sequence ATGGCTAATAATGATACATCACAACGCATATTATGGTCTGTTTTAATGTTTGTCGCAATGATTTTTTGGGGAATGTCATGGCCTTTTTCCAAACTCCTCACGCAACAAGCCTCACCTTATCTCATCGCTTTTTTGCGTTTTGCGGCGGTAAGTATTACCTTTATTCCTGTGATTTTATTCCTCAAACTTTCATTTAAGATTCCCAAAAATACACTCAAAATGTTTGTAAGCGTTTCACTTTTTAATGCCTTATATTCGCTTTTCTTTTTTGTGGGCTTGGGGTTTGGTTTTGCAGGCAAGGCAGGTGTAATCACGGTAACACTCTCCCCTATCCTTACGGCACTTTTTGCGGCGATTTATTACAAAACACATTTATTAGGGAGAGAAAAAATCGGACTTTTGATTGGTTTAATTTTAGGCGGATTCTTACTCCAAGCAAGCAGTTTTGAGACACTTTTTTCACCTTTTAATCTCTTTTTTGTCGCAGCTGCTACAAGTTGGGCGATACTCACAATTATCTCTCGCCATCTTTCAGAGCATCTCCACCCTATTGTATTAAATTTCTACACTTCACTCTTAAGCGCATTATGGTTTTTTCCTGTTATTTTCATACAAGATATGAGTATTTTACTTGAGGTCAAGGCTGATTTTTGGCTAGATTTATTTATCATAGCTGTTTTATCTACTGCCATTGGCACAAGTATTTTTTACAAGGGTGTGAGTGTGCTTGGAATCAATCAAGGTGCGAGTTTTACGCTTATTACGCCTCTTAGTGCGTTGTTTTTTAGTTTTGTTATTTTGGGTGAGATTCCCCAATGGCAGACGCTTATCGGTGGCACAGGAGCGATTATTGCGATATATTTTATCAGCCTTTATCAATCTCATCATTTTAAATTTTTCAAAAAGGAGTTATTATGA
- a CDS encoding phosphatidylserine decarboxylase: MFYSNRISRLFGRFASHQFCTPIQHFINRVYVKIFKIDLEEFAPISSYSSLNALFTRSLQKPRAIDTNPNALIAPTDSLITQMGKTEQKTALQIKGMSYSIEELLGQKLDKDLHYINFYLSPRDYHRFHAPCDMEIQEVRYFGGELLAVNMPSLNKNHDLFVRNERVVVVAKTQNQWLYFVAVGALNVGSIVLHFDSKIHTNAGMQNITYDYRTPVIIRKGEELGMFQMGSTVVLAMEQAEFNIQMGDKVRYAQNIGTYS; this comes from the coding sequence ATGTTTTATTCTAATCGTATTTCACGACTATTTGGTCGATTTGCTTCACATCAATTTTGCACACCTATCCAACATTTTATCAATCGTGTGTATGTGAAAATTTTCAAAATTGATTTAGAAGAGTTTGCCCCTATATCGAGTTACTCTTCGCTCAACGCGCTTTTTACACGCTCACTACAAAAACCCCGTGCCATAGATACTAATCCTAACGCGCTCATCGCACCTACAGATTCTCTAATCACACAAATGGGCAAGACAGAGCAAAAAACCGCACTGCAAATCAAAGGAATGAGCTACTCTATTGAAGAGCTTTTAGGACAAAAACTTGATAAGGATTTGCATTATATTAATTTTTATCTTTCTCCTAGAGATTATCATCGTTTTCACGCACCCTGTGATATGGAGATTCAAGAAGTGCGTTATTTTGGTGGAGAGCTTTTAGCTGTCAATATGCCCTCACTCAACAAAAATCACGATTTATTTGTGCGAAATGAGCGTGTAGTCGTAGTCGCAAAAACACAGAATCAATGGCTGTATTTTGTCGCTGTCGGTGCGCTTAATGTGGGAAGTATTGTTTTGCATTTTGATTCTAAAATCCACACTAATGCGGGTATGCAAAACATTACTTATGATTATCGAACACCTGTTATAATACGCAAAGGCGAAGAATTAGGAATGTTTCAAATGGGTTCTACCGTTGTTTTGGCGATGGAACAAGCAGAATTTAATATCCAAATGGGTGATAAAGTCCGATACGCACAAAACATAGGGACATATTCATAA
- a CDS encoding acetyl-CoA carboxylase subunit A produces MFQKILIANRGEIAVRIIRACRDLHIQSVAIYARADRDSLHVKMADESYEISDDPLRGYLDPDMIVEVALNAEVDAIHPGYGFLSENAAFAKKVQDAGIVWIGPDSQTIAKMGDKNAARSIMQKNGIPIVPGTEPLNNRSIHSIAKEALKIGYPIILKASSGGGGRGIRVVEKEEDLEDAFNACKREAKAFFKNDDVFMEKYITNPRHIEFQILADNYGNVIHLLERDCSIQRRHQKLIEIAPSPSISDDLRRRMGVTAVAAAKAAGYTNAGTVEFLLDDNGVFYFMEMNTRIQVEHGVTEAVTGYDLIGRQIRIAQGEILDLSQHDIRAQGYAIEARINAEDVNNDFIPNPGKITTYYPALGPFVRVDSCIYKDYVIPPYYDSMIAKLIVHASSYNLAVNKLSRALSEFTIKGIKTTIPFLINICNDKDFRQGHFDTSYLETKLQELMPSPTSKPEDDVVAVIVAALSARYGA; encoded by the coding sequence ATGTTCCAAAAGATTCTCATTGCTAATCGTGGCGAAATTGCGGTGCGTATTATTCGAGCGTGTAGGGATTTACATATCCAAAGCGTGGCGATTTATGCTCGTGCTGATAGGGATTCTTTGCATGTCAAAATGGCAGATGAATCTTACGAAATCAGCGATGATCCCTTAAGGGGATATTTAGATCCTGATATGATTGTCGAAGTTGCGCTCAATGCAGAGGTTGATGCGATTCACCCCGGTTATGGGTTTTTGAGTGAAAATGCAGCATTTGCTAAAAAAGTGCAAGATGCGGGGATTGTATGGATTGGTCCAGATTCTCAAACGATCGCAAAAATGGGCGATAAAAACGCTGCGCGCTCAATTATGCAAAAAAACGGAATCCCTATTGTGCCGGGCACAGAACCACTTAACAATCGTTCTATCCATAGCATCGCTAAAGAAGCTCTTAAAATCGGCTATCCCATTATCCTTAAAGCAAGCAGTGGTGGAGGCGGCAGAGGTATACGCGTGGTTGAAAAAGAAGAAGACTTAGAAGATGCGTTTAATGCTTGTAAGCGCGAGGCAAAAGCATTTTTTAAAAATGATGATGTGTTTATGGAAAAATACATTACAAACCCGCGCCACATTGAATTTCAGATTCTCGCAGATAATTATGGTAATGTGATTCATTTGCTTGAGAGGGATTGTTCGATTCAGAGACGGCATCAAAAGCTTATCGAAATCGCTCCTAGCCCCTCTATCAGCGATGATTTGCGGCGTAGAATGGGTGTAACTGCTGTGGCTGCGGCAAAAGCTGCAGGATATACAAATGCTGGAACGGTGGAGTTTTTACTTGATGATAATGGTGTGTTTTATTTTATGGAGATGAATACGCGCATACAAGTCGAACATGGTGTTACAGAGGCTGTTACAGGTTATGATCTTATCGGGCGACAAATCCGTATTGCACAAGGTGAAATTCTCGATCTTAGCCAACATGATATTCGCGCACAAGGCTATGCTATTGAAGCGCGTATTAATGCTGAAGATGTCAATAATGACTTTATCCCTAATCCGGGGAAAATCACTACCTACTACCCTGCTCTTGGACCTTTTGTGCGTGTGGATAGCTGTATTTATAAAGATTATGTGATTCCTCCTTATTATGATTCAATGATTGCAAAACTCATCGTTCATGCTTCAAGTTATAACCTTGCTGTGAATAAACTTTCAAGAGCATTAAGTGAATTTACGATTAAAGGTATCAAAACAACCATTCCTTTTTTGATTAATATTTGCAATGATAAGGATTTCAGACAAGGACACTTTGATACCTCATATTTAGAAACAAAATTGCAAGAATTAATGCCAAGCCCTACAAGCAAACCTGAAGATGATGTAGTCGCTGTGATTGTTGCTGCTTTGAGTGCGAGATATGGGGCGTAA
- the nadA gene encoding quinolinate synthase NadA, producing the protein MQDKMLTHQITELLHKLDALLVAHFYQKDEIVALADLCGDSLELSRKASQSDKNLIVFCGVAFMGQSVKVLAPQKRVIMPRLACCSMARMIDSDYFDESIKILESYGLSREEIFPITYINSNVDVKAKVAQMGGLVCTSANAKKIFDFAKAQGKKIFFLPDRCLGENLARADGKSSSLLGRDEPQKVLSSDVICYDGFCSVHQLFTPNDVRFYRSKFKDIKIVVHPECDPNVVEMADFVGSTSQIIHYVRSLPLEQKVAVGTEFNLVNRLRPKNGDEQTTFVLSASKPQCPTMNETTLQDLLDVLRAYEDNKPINEVFLDAEIQKWAKIALDRMLELS; encoded by the coding sequence ATGCAAGATAAGATGCTTACTCACCAAATTACCGAGTTATTACATAAGCTTGATGCCCTCTTGGTCGCGCATTTTTATCAAAAAGATGAAATTGTCGCTCTTGCAGACTTGTGCGGAGACAGCTTAGAGCTTTCGCGTAAAGCTTCACAGAGTGATAAAAATCTTATCGTCTTTTGTGGTGTAGCTTTTATGGGACAAAGTGTGAAAGTGCTCGCGCCACAAAAACGCGTGATTATGCCGCGTTTAGCATGTTGTTCTATGGCTCGAATGATAGATTCGGATTATTTTGATGAAAGCATTAAGATTTTAGAATCTTATGGTTTAAGTCGTGAGGAGATTTTTCCTATCACTTATATCAATTCCAATGTCGATGTGAAAGCCAAAGTCGCCCAAATGGGCGGACTTGTATGCACAAGCGCAAATGCAAAGAAGATATTTGACTTTGCCAAAGCACAAGGTAAAAAGATATTCTTTCTTCCCGATCGTTGCTTGGGAGAAAATCTCGCTCGAGCTGATGGCAAAAGCTCATCGTTATTAGGCAGAGATGAACCTCAAAAGGTGCTTTCTTCTGATGTGATATGTTATGATGGATTCTGTTCTGTTCATCAGCTTTTCACGCCTAATGATGTGAGATTCTATCGTTCAAAATTTAAAGATATTAAAATCGTTGTTCACCCCGAATGTGATCCAAATGTCGTAGAAATGGCGGATTTTGTCGGTTCTACAAGCCAAATTATCCATTATGTGCGCAGTCTCCCCTTAGAGCAAAAAGTCGCCGTAGGCACGGAATTTAATCTTGTCAATCGTTTGCGCCCTAAAAATGGAGATGAGCAAACGACTTTTGTCTTAAGCGCGAGTAAGCCACAATGCCCCACAATGAATGAGACGACCCTGCAAGATTTGCTTGATGTGTTGCGTGCGTATGAAGATAATAAACCAATCAACGAGGTTTTTTTAGATGCAGAGATTCAAAAATGGGCAAAAATCGCACTGGATCGAATGCTAGAACTCTCTTAA
- the cmoA gene encoding carboxy-S-adenosyl-L-methionine synthase CmoA — MKDRIFTQDVSKQFEFDAQVASVFDDMLERSIPHYKEVLGLIVDFCSYNLQTPHRESQHLDVTESAESHTNNSQTSQDSQSLDSSNSPLIYDLGSSTGTTLLALSQTLPLHTRFIGIDNSQAMVDKASLKAQAYEAKIDFVCADLLEYNFLPSQVVIANYILQFIRPMQRAALLQKIYHSLRNGGILIISEKMISHHRILDHQMIERYLRYKSEQGGYSQTEISKKREALENVLVPFSLEENMALLKQTGFEGIEVLFKWVNFGTIIAKK; from the coding sequence ATGAAAGATAGAATCTTCACACAAGATGTCAGCAAGCAATTTGAATTTGATGCGCAAGTCGCAAGTGTATTTGATGATATGCTTGAGCGTTCAATCCCACACTATAAAGAAGTATTGGGACTTATTGTAGATTTTTGCTCTTATAATCTCCAAACACCACACAGAGAATCCCAACACTTAGATGTTACAGAGTCTGCAGAATCTCACACAAATAACTCGCAAACTTCGCAAGATTCTCAATCTTTAGACTCTTCCAATTCTCCGCTTATTTATGATTTGGGAAGCTCGACTGGCACGACACTTTTAGCCCTCTCTCAAACTCTACCCTTGCACACGCGTTTTATAGGGATTGACAATTCTCAAGCAATGGTTGATAAAGCCTCACTCAAAGCACAAGCCTATGAGGCAAAGATTGATTTTGTATGCGCGGATTTACTTGAGTATAATTTCTTACCTTCGCAAGTTGTGATAGCAAATTATATTTTACAATTTATCCGTCCGATGCAACGCGCCGCATTGTTGCAAAAGATTTATCATTCTTTGAGAAATGGTGGGATTCTCATCATCAGTGAAAAAATGATTTCTCATCACAGAATCCTTGACCATCAAATGATAGAGCGATATTTACGCTATAAAAGTGAGCAAGGCGGGTATAGTCAGACTGAAATCAGCAAAAAACGCGAGGCATTAGAAAATGTATTAGTGCCTTTTAGTCTTGAAGAAAATATGGCTTTACTCAAACAAACGGGATTTGAAGGTATCGAAGTGCTTTTTAAATGGGTGAATTTTGGCACAATCATCGCCAAAAAATAA
- a CDS encoding agmatine deiminase family protein, which yields MRHLKAEWEEQKAILMAFPHQNSDWSEHLEDARECFCEIIKNILSFESVLLCVDTRDKEGWEILHSRFAQEIANKHLILASIPTNDTWARDFGGITIEEDQQLKILDFGFNGWGLKYPANFDNQITQNLASLAKEIPEIAAIITPDKILKVDMVLEGGSIDSNGAGVLLTNTQCLLESNRNPHLTQEQIHHKLKSLFGVKEILWLHYGFLAGDDTDSHIDTLARFIAPDKIAYMKCEDSHDEHFKELRQMEKELQSLRQSNGKPYELIALPFPQAIYDENQERLPASYVNFLFVNGGLLVPTYNDANDARVLETLRAALPNHRVVGIDCRTLILWHGSLHCITMQMY from the coding sequence ATGAGACATTTGAAAGCAGAGTGGGAGGAGCAAAAGGCTATCTTGATGGCTTTCCCTCATCAAAATAGTGATTGGTCGGAGCATTTGGAGGACGCAAGAGAATGCTTTTGTGAGATTATTAAAAATATTTTGAGCTTTGAATCTGTGCTTTTATGTGTGGATACAAGGGATAAAGAGGGTTGGGAAATATTACATTCACGCTTTGCCCAAGAGATTGCAAACAAGCATCTAATCCTTGCTTCAATCCCCACAAATGACACATGGGCAAGGGATTTTGGAGGAATTACTATCGAAGAAGACCAGCAATTAAAGATTCTTGATTTTGGTTTTAATGGTTGGGGACTAAAATATCCTGCAAATTTTGATAATCAAATCACACAGAATCTCGCCTCCCTTGCGAAAGAAATCCCAGAAATTGCAGCGATTATTACACCTGATAAGATTCTTAAAGTAGATATGGTGCTTGAAGGGGGCAGCATTGATAGTAATGGTGCAGGCGTGCTTTTGACCAATACACAATGTCTTTTAGAATCTAACCGCAATCCTCACCTTACACAAGAGCAGATTCACCATAAGCTTAAAAGTTTGTTTGGTGTGAAGGAGATTTTGTGGCTGCATTATGGTTTTTTAGCGGGAGATGATACAGATAGTCATATCGATACGCTTGCACGATTTATTGCACCAGATAAAATCGCCTATATGAAATGTGAAGATTCTCATGATGAGCATTTTAAGGAATTGCGACAAATGGAGAAGGAATTGCAATCACTTCGGCAGAGTAATGGCAAACCTTATGAGCTTATCGCTCTTCCTTTTCCTCAAGCGATTTATGATGAGAATCAAGAACGATTGCCAGCAAGCTATGTGAATTTTTTATTTGTCAATGGAGGTTTGCTCGTGCCAACCTATAATGACGCCAATGATGCTAGAGTGCTAGAAACTTTGCGTGCGGCATTGCCTAATCACCGAGTGGTAGGCATTGATTGTCGCACTTTGATTCTGTGGCATGGGAGTTTGCATTGTATCACGATGCAAATGTATTAG
- a CDS encoding thiazole synthase, with the protein MNDNFYIGSKSFTSRLIVGSGKYQDFTTTKQATLASGAEIITVAVRRVNIMDNKSENLLEVFKDTPIQFLPNSAGCVNAKEAITLFRLVKEATGIDFIKLEIIGDTQKTLYPDVLETLKATETLANEGFCVLAYTNDDPVMAKRLEDAGASAVMPLAAPIGSGLGIQNRYNIGFIKEAIKVPLIVDAGVGCASDASVAMELGADAVLTNTAIAMASNPILMAEAMKNAVLAGRQSYLAGRIPRKAYASASSPIEGMAQLS; encoded by the coding sequence ATGAATGATAATTTTTATATTGGCTCAAAATCTTTTACTTCGCGTTTAATCGTAGGGAGTGGTAAATATCAAGACTTCACCACGACAAAACAAGCAACACTCGCAAGTGGTGCAGAGATCATCACTGTGGCTGTCAGACGCGTAAATATTATGGACAATAAAAGCGAGAATCTCTTAGAAGTCTTTAAAGATACCCCTATACAATTTTTACCTAATTCGGCAGGGTGTGTAAATGCCAAAGAAGCTATCACACTTTTTAGACTTGTCAAAGAGGCGACAGGGATTGACTTTATCAAGCTTGAAATCATTGGCGACACGCAAAAGACACTTTATCCCGATGTGCTAGAAACACTCAAAGCAACAGAAACACTTGCAAACGAGGGATTTTGCGTATTAGCTTATACAAATGACGATCCGGTAATGGCAAAGCGACTAGAAGATGCAGGAGCAAGTGCGGTAATGCCCCTTGCTGCGCCTATTGGTAGTGGTCTTGGAATCCAAAATCGCTATAATATTGGCTTTATCAAAGAAGCAATCAAAGTGCCTTTGATTGTCGATGCAGGCGTAGGTTGCGCAAGTGATGCAAGTGTCGCTATGGAGCTTGGAGCTGATGCAGTGCTTACAAATACTGCAATCGCTATGGCGAGCAATCCTATTTTGATGGCTGAAGCGATGAAAAACGCGGTCTTAGCAGGGCGTCAAAGCTATCTTGCAGGTCGGATTCCACGCAAAGCCTATGCAAGTGCAAGCTCACCTATTGAAGGTATGGCGCAACTTTCATAG